TGCTGGATGCCGCCGGAGGCCGCGTGCTCGCCCGGGCCGCGGATGGCCGGGTGGTCGGGCAATGGCCGGTGGCGCCGGGCGCCGCGGGGCTGTTCCCCGGTCCCGGCGGCAGGCTTCTCTTCGTGCCGGAGCCGGCGGAAGGCCGCGTCACCGTCATCGACCTCGGGCGCGGGGTGGTGGCGCATCGCGTCACCCTGGGCGGCGCGCCGCTGCGCGTCGGCTTCAGCGGCACCCAGGCCTATGTGCAGTCGGCCGCGGGTTCCACCGTCTCACTGATCGCGCTGGGCAGCCTGGCCGAGGGCGCCACGCCGGCGGTGACGGGCATCGCCGTCGGCGAGGGCGGGCTGACCCCGGGCGAGGCGCTGGGCCCGATGGTGGCCGCCGCGCCGGGTGACGAGGCCATGCTGATCGCCTCCCCGTCCGAGCGGATGGTGCATGTCTACATGGAGGGCATGGCCGCGCCCTCCGGCGTGCTGCGCGCGCCGCGAGGCCGGCCGCTGGCCATCACCGCCGTCGATAACGGCCTGCGCGAGACGGAGCCGGGCGTCTACCAGACCCAGGTCACCTTCCCGGGCGCGGGGCGCTATGTCTTCCCGGTCATGTTGCAGGGTGCCGGCTTCCTGCATTGCTTCGAGGTCGATGTCGGCGGCGACGGGCCGGTGCTGCTGAGCAGCCGCCTCAGCCTGGAATGGCCGGCCTCCGCGACGCGCAGCCTGCCCGCCGGCCAGCCCACCGCGCTGCGGGTGCAGCTGCACGGGCCGGAGGATGTCGGGGCCTGGCGCGCGGCGGGCGACCTCTCGGCCCGGCTCGTGCAGTTTGTCGGGCATTGGCAGGCGATGGTGCCGCTGAAGCCCCTCGGCAATGGCCTCTATGAAACCGAGCAGGTTACGCCGCCCCGCGACGGCATCCTGCAACTCTATGTCGAATCCCGCTCGCTCGGGCTGGAGCCCGGCACGCTTCCCCACATCACGCTGAGGGCCGTCGCGCCATGAGCCGCATCCTCCCGCCGCCGGGCCGGCGCGGCCTTCTCGGGCTGGCCGCCGCCGCCGCTTTCATGCCGCGCCGGGGCATGGCGCATGATGGCCATGCTCATCCCCCCAGGGTGCCGCAGGCGGATGCCGTCACGCGCCTGAAGTCGCCGCTGCCGGATGTGCGGGTGACGGATGCGCAGCGCCGCCGCCGCCGCCTCGTCTCGGAGGTACTGGCGGGCCGGGTGGTCGCCATCGACTTCGTGCTCACGGACTGCACGACCTTCTGCGCCGTCATCTCCGCCGCCATGGCCGGGGCGCAGGAGCTGATGGGCCCGCGCCTGCGGGAGCAGGCCGGGCTGGTCAGCCTGGCGCTGGACCCGGTCGGCGGCACGCCGGAGCAGCTCCGCGACTATGCCGCCCGCTTCGGCGCCCGCCCGGACTGGAGCTTCCTCAGCATGCCGCAGGAGCCCCTGGAACAGGTTCTGCGGGGGCTGGGCGGGCCAGTGGCCGGCAGCGACCACGCGCCCATGGTCGTGGTGCTGGATTCCCGTGGCGGCGAGATCCGCCGCCTCTTCGGCATGCCCGCGCCGGAAGCCATCGTCAGCACCATGGAGGCCGCGCTGGCGGCCCGGAAAGCCTGAGCCATGAACAGCATCCTTCCCGCGAGACGTGCCCTGCTGCTGGCCGCGCCGGCCCTGTTGCTCGGCCTGCGCGCGGCGCCCGCCGCCGCGCTGGATTGCGACGACCGGGAGCGGGAATACTTCAGCAACCGCGTGCTGACGGACCAGGAGGGCGCGAAGCGCCGCTTCTACGACGATGTGCTGCGTGGCCATTCCGTGCTGATCGGCTGGATCTTCACCAGTTGCCCGGATGCCTGCCCGCTGCTGGCGGCGCGCAGCCTGGCGATCGCGGAACAGGCGGCGCAGGCCGGCGGATCGCCGCGCATCGTGCATCTCACCACCGACCCGAACCGCGACCAGCCGGCGAAGCTGAAGAGCTGGGCGGCGAAGTTCGGGGATTACGCCGACTGGGTGCTGCTGACCGGCACGCCCGGCGATCTGCGGCATGTCGCGCAGCGGCTGGGCCAGACGGTGGATGAGGCGCGCCCGGACCGCCACACCACGCTGATGCTGGCCGGCAATGTCCCGGCGCGCCGCTGGGTCAAGCTGCGCCCGGACATGCAGGCGGAGGCGGCCGGGCTGCAGCTGGCGGATCTGGCGGCCGCGCCGGTGGTGTCGGATGCCCGGGCATGCACAGGCTGACGGCTCTCCCGTTGCTTCTGCTGCCTCTCGCCGGGCCTGTGCAGGCCGGACCGGCGGAGGAAGGGGAGGCGCTGTTCACCGCCGGCGCGCGCCCCGGCGCCCCGGCCCCGCGGGCCACGGCATCCCGCGGCGCCACCATGCCGGCCACGGCCCTGCCATGCTCCGGCTGCCATGGGGCGGATGGCGGCGGCGGGCGGATTGAGGCCGGGGTGACGCCGCCGCCCGTCCTCTGGTCCAGCCTCTCCCGGCCCGCGCCGGGGCGCCCGGCCTATGACGCGCCCTCGGTGCTGCGGGCCGTCTCGCAGGGGCTGGCGCCGGACGGGCGGGGCCTGGACCCCGTCATGCCCCGCTACGCGCTGACTATGCAGGACGGGCAGGCGCTGCTGGCTTATCTCCGCGCCCTGGATGCGCGCGGCGTGCCGGGGGTGGAGGAGGACCTCGTCAGCCTGGGCCTGCTGGTCCCCGCCGGGCCGCTGGGGCAGGGCTTCGCCGCCGCCTTCGGGCAGGCACTTTCCGCCGCCGCGCCGGAGGGTGTCTTCGGCCGCCGCATCACGCTGCGCCAGATGGAAGTGGCGGATTGGCGCGAGGCGCCCGCCGCCACGCGCCGGCTGCTGGATGACGGCGTGCTGGCCCTGGCCTCCGCCCTGCCGGGGGAGGCGAATGAGGGTGCGCTGGCCGTCGCGGCCGGGGCGCGGGTGCCCATCCTTTCGGCGCGGGCGGGGCTGGCCTCCTCGCCGCTCTCCTTCGCCCTGCTGCCCGGCGCGGTGGAGGAAGGCGTGGCGGCGCTGCGGCTGGCGCCCGAGCCCGGCCGCACGCTGATCCTCGTCTCCGGCGCGGCGGCGGAGCAGCGGCTGGCCGAGGCCATCGCCGGGCGTGTCGGCCAGACGGCCGAGGCCGATCCGCGCATCGTCACGCCCGCCGTGCTGCCGGGCGCCATGGCCGGCAGCACGGGCATCCTGCTCCTGCTGCCGCCGTCCCGCCTGGGCGAGATCGCGGCCACGCTGCGGCAGGGCCAGATCAGCCTCTTCGTGCCGGGGGCGGTGGGGGGCGCCGGCATCCAGGCCGCCGCCGCAGCGGCGGGCCAGCCCGTCGTGGTCGCGCTCGGCGTGCCGCTGGAGGCGGGGGAAGGCATGGCCGCGCGGCGCTTCGCTGCCAGCGGCGCCGCCCGCTTGGGCCTGCCGGGCCGCCTGGGCCATGCGGCGGGCGAGGTTTTCGTCGAGGCGATGCGCCGCAGCGGCCGCCGCCTGACGCGTGAACGGCTGGCCTCCGTGCTGGAGGGGCCGGAGGCTTTCGAAACGGGATCCCTGCCGCAGCAACGCCTGTCCGGGGCAGCGCGGGCCGATGCGGGCCGGATCGCCATCCTGCGGATGGATGGCGCCGGCACCGTCACGCGCGCGGCCGGGACAGCGACTGCCGAGTAGGATGGAGGACGCCGTGCGACTTCAAAAAGGAGGCCGGACCCGGCGCGGCAGCCGGCCGGGGTTTACGCTGGTGGAACTGCTGGTGGTGCTGGTGATCCTGGGGCTGATCGCCTCCATCGCCGCGCCGCAGGCCATGCGCTATCTCGGCAGCGCCAAGCATGACGCGGCCAAGCTGCAACTGCAGGGGCTCATCACGGCCGTCGATCTCTTCCGCCTGGATGTCGGCCGCTATCCCTCGCGCGACGAGGGGCTGGGCGCGCTGCTGCAGGCGCCGGGCGGGCTGGAGCGCTGGAACGGCCCTTACGTCCGCAAGGCGGAGCAGCTGGTCGATCCCTGGGGCCGCTCCTACCGCTACCGCGCGCCCGGCGAGCACAGCGCCTTCGATCTCTTCACCCTCGGCGCCGACGACCGTTCCGGCGGCGCGGGGGAGGATCGCGACGTGACGAGCTGGTAGCGCCATGCACCGCCCCGGCTTCACCCTGATGGAGGTGCTGGTGGTGCTGCTGATCCTCGGCCTCGCCGCCATGGCGGTGCCGCGCCTCTGGGGGGCGGGGCAGTCCGGGCTGCTGCGCGCCGCCGCCAATGACGCCGCCGCCATGCTGCGCGAGGCCCGGGCCGAGGCGCGGCGCACGGGGCGCGATACGCGGGTGGTCTTCGATACCGCGCTCGGCACCTATCGCGCCGCCCGGGGCGGCCGCACGGGGCGGTTGCCCTCCGGCGCCGTGCTGGCGGTGGAGGGCGTGGCGACCGAGGCCGATGAGGCGGGGCGGGTGGCCATCCGCTTCGATGGCGAGGGCGGTTCCACCGGCGGGCGGCTGCGCGTGGCACAGG
This genomic window from Roseomonas marmotae contains:
- a CDS encoding YncE family protein yields the protein MPVPSRRPPRGRAGLLSASLLALAASWQGARAEAPAFTGRHAAAGVEALLEIRPRSAGALLAGQTAGIRLRFNGEDGAPVRGLKPAAWAERGGGQAMSCRDRVRSLLENRLGRKAEVDLNAWHVAYVGDNGAVQVLDPVGGTSRTRLLAALNLAGHPGGWAEDPARHALFISVSDKGEVVEIDTARWAERRRLQVGGRPARIVLDAGGNLWVGQDGTEGATQEITLVGRATGEVQARLPAGPGPHALAPVGAGKVVAATSRGAVALTADEAWPLPALGGGFTDVAYSALADVALLLDAAGGRVLARAADGRVVGQWPVAPGAAGLFPGPGGRLLFVPEPAEGRVTVIDLGRGVVAHRVTLGGAPLRVGFSGTQAYVQSAAGSTVSLIALGSLAEGATPAVTGIAVGEGGLTPGEALGPMVAAAPGDEAMLIASPSERMVHVYMEGMAAPSGVLRAPRGRPLAITAVDNGLRETEPGVYQTQVTFPGAGRYVFPVMLQGAGFLHCFEVDVGGDGPVLLSSRLSLEWPASATRSLPAGQPTALRVQLHGPEDVGAWRAAGDLSARLVQFVGHWQAMVPLKPLGNGLYETEQVTPPRDGILQLYVESRSLGLEPGTLPHITLRAVAP
- a CDS encoding SCO family protein, with protein sequence MSRILPPPGRRGLLGLAAAAAFMPRRGMAHDGHAHPPRVPQADAVTRLKSPLPDVRVTDAQRRRRRLVSEVLAGRVVAIDFVLTDCTTFCAVISAAMAGAQELMGPRLREQAGLVSLALDPVGGTPEQLRDYAARFGARPDWSFLSMPQEPLEQVLRGLGGPVAGSDHAPMVVVLDSRGGEIRRLFGMPAPEAIVSTMEAALAARKA
- a CDS encoding SCO family protein — translated: MNSILPARRALLLAAPALLLGLRAAPAAALDCDDREREYFSNRVLTDQEGAKRRFYDDVLRGHSVLIGWIFTSCPDACPLLAARSLAIAEQAAQAGGSPRIVHLTTDPNRDQPAKLKSWAAKFGDYADWVLLTGTPGDLRHVAQRLGQTVDEARPDRHTTLMLAGNVPARRWVKLRPDMQAEAAGLQLADLAAAPVVSDARACTG
- a CDS encoding c-type cytochrome, whose protein sequence is MHRLTALPLLLLPLAGPVQAGPAEEGEALFTAGARPGAPAPRATASRGATMPATALPCSGCHGADGGGGRIEAGVTPPPVLWSSLSRPAPGRPAYDAPSVLRAVSQGLAPDGRGLDPVMPRYALTMQDGQALLAYLRALDARGVPGVEEDLVSLGLLVPAGPLGQGFAAAFGQALSAAAPEGVFGRRITLRQMEVADWREAPAATRRLLDDGVLALASALPGEANEGALAVAAGARVPILSARAGLASSPLSFALLPGAVEEGVAALRLAPEPGRTLILVSGAAAEQRLAEAIAGRVGQTAEADPRIVTPAVLPGAMAGSTGILLLLPPSRLGEIAATLRQGQISLFVPGAVGGAGIQAAAAAAGQPVVVALGVPLEAGEGMAARRFAASGAARLGLPGRLGHAAGEVFVEAMRRSGRRLTRERLASVLEGPEAFETGSLPQQRLSGAARADAGRIAILRMDGAGTVTRAAGTATAE
- the gspG gene encoding type II secretion system major pseudopilin GspG produces the protein MRLQKGGRTRRGSRPGFTLVELLVVLVILGLIASIAAPQAMRYLGSAKHDAAKLQLQGLITAVDLFRLDVGRYPSRDEGLGALLQAPGGLERWNGPYVRKAEQLVDPWGRSYRYRAPGEHSAFDLFTLGADDRSGGAGEDRDVTSW
- a CDS encoding GspH/FimT family protein — encoded protein: MHRPGFTLMEVLVVLLILGLAAMAVPRLWGAGQSGLLRAAANDAAAMLREARAEARRTGRDTRVVFDTALGTYRAARGGRTGRLPSGAVLAVEGVATEADEAGRVAIRFDGEGGSTGGRLRVAQGRSVYLVEVDWMTGHVRTAR